The Blautia pseudococcoides genome segment TGAAAGACGGCGTAGCTACATGGGTGCCTACATTCATCAGCAAAACCTTTCTCACTTCTCCGTCTCTCTCCGTACTGGTGACAACGGTTCTCCCCGTGGTAAATCTGGTTGGCGCATATGCGGCACAGTATGTATACCGCCGGGCAGGCAGGCGGGCCATGAAAGCCGCCATTCCCTTTTTCCTGCTGGCTTCAGCGGCGCTGACCGGCATACGTCTGGGAGGCAGCCTGTCCATTGTCCTGACTGTGATACTGTTTGCACTGATCACCGCCTCCATGATGGCAGTCAACACCTTATTTGTGAACCTGCTTCCTTTGAACTATGAAAAACAGGGGCGTGTATCCACCGTATCCGGTTTTCTGAACTCTGTGGCCTATCTGGGAACCGCAGTCTCCACCTTTTCCATCGGGGTCATGGTGGACCATCTGGGATGGACCGCAACCGTGACCAGCTGGATCATAGTGACTGCTGCAGCCCTTATGGTCTGCATTCTGAAATCCCTGCGTGAAAACGCCCTGTCAAAAAACCAGTGAGAACGGGCAAGTGCTGCCGGAAAACACCCCGGCAGCACTCTTTTTTTACTGTATTCTAATATTTTTTCATTTCCCGCAGGGACGCCGGGGAAACTCCATAGCACTGTTTAAACTTCCTGTAAAAATAGCTGGTATCCGTATATCCCACTTCCTGGGCAATGTCATTTATCCTGCGGTTAGTATTCAGGATCAGATCCTTGGCAATCCCATTCTTAATGTTGCTCAGATATTGGGTAAAGGAGCACCCCACCTCTTTCTGAAAAATCTGGCCCAGATAGGATGCGTTCATATGATACTTGTATGCCAGGGTTTTAAGGCTCAGTTCCTCTTTATAATTTTTCTGCACTTCCGTCATGATCTGTTTTACCACCGGCGTATACGCGGAATTCTCTGTATGCAGATATGTGATGATCTCCGAAATCTCTGAGATAAACATAGCCTTCAGCCCAAAGATATCCTCTGCCCCATAGATTCCCTCAACCATATCAGACAGATCCTGCATATTCTTCTCTTCCAGCTTATATTCCCCTTTGATGTCCCATAAAAGCATGGCAATTTTAAGGGCAGTCTGGAACAGATTATTCACATCTGCATCCTTCCTGATATTATTGATGAACAGATCCTCAATATAATTGATCGCCCCGTCCCGGTCCTTCTGCAGGATCATTTTGCGGAGCTGAGTCTCGTCAATGGCAACGTCTTTTGAGCCACGGTTTTTAATATGGTTCTCATCCACACAGCTCCCGTACCCGTCCAGCATCCTGTACTTCTGCAGCCGCATGGCTTCCCGGTAGACCTCCGGAAGCTTTTCATAATCCGTAAAAGAAGGGCCGATGCCTATAAATGTAAATATACCCAATTCGCTTTCCAACCGGTTCTGCAAGTAGGAAAAGCGGCTGTGGATCCCACTTCTGATCTTCCTGGCAGTCTCCCCCTCCCCGCCATTCCAGGTATAATCTGTGGAGAAACATTCTATCAGAAGCAGGGTGTCAGCCTTCAGATGGATCACTCTGCACGCTTCTTCCTGCAGAATGGACAGCAGCTCTGACATATCCCCTTTCCGCATACTTCTGCTGTCAATCTTCATAACCGCTGCGGACAGAAGTTCTGCTTTTTTCACCTTGGGCAGCAGAGAGAGAAATGTCTTCCGCTCCTCCTCCCCGCTTCCTCCTTCCAGGAACTTCTGCCATCCAATGCGGTCCTCCATCTTCCTGGCATTGTCCTGGTCCATCTCCTGAAGTTTTAAGAGTGCCTTTTTTACCACTGCCTCAAGCTGTTCCTCGTCTATAGGCTTTAATATGTAATCCTCCACATCAAGCTGGATCGCTTTTCTGGCATATTCAAATTCATCATATCCTGTGAGGATCACAAACCGCACCCTCTCATTCCTGCTCCTGATCTCTTTTAAGAGGTTCAGACCGTTCATCACAGGCATCTCCACATCCGTCACCACCAGGTCCACAGGTTCCTTTTCCCAGAGGGACAACGCTTCCTTTCCGTTGTGCGCCATATGTATCACATCAAGCCCCAGCGCCTCCCAGTCTATAATGTTCCTTATTCCCTGGAGGATCAGCTCCTCATCCTCCACCAGCATTACTTTTTTCATCTGTTTCCCTCTCCTCGACTTTCACCAACAATATCACATGCATTCCCCGCGGCCTGTTTGCCTTTAAAAACACACCGCATGTATCCCCATAGGCCGCCTTCAGTCTGCGGTTGACATTGGTTATACCGATGGATTTGCGGGTATCCATCTCATTATTTTTAAGCTCCCGGTTCTTATTCTCCATATCCTCCACGGGCATACCCCTGCCATTATCCTCCACGTGGATATATAAATCGTCCCCCATGCGCCTGGCATAAATCCTGATCTCATTGTCGCTCTCCTCCATACGGATCCCATGGATAAAATAATTCTCAATAATGGGCTGCAGTATAAACTTAATGACCGGAATCCCGGAGAGTTCCGGAACGCACTCCACACTGGAACGGAACTTTCCCTGGTAGCGGTATTCAAACAATTCCAGGTATTTCTTACAGTAATGCATTTCCTGCATCAGGGTGATCACATCCGCCTCCTTCAGCTGGCTGCGGAATGTAACGGCAAGACTATACAGCATTTTTCCCACTTCCCTGTCCCCGTTGCAGATAGCCTTCATGCGGATGGCCTCCAGAGTATTGTACAGAAAATGAGGGTTGATCTGACTCTGAAGTGCCTGCATCTCCGCATTTTGCTGTTCTATCTCTGCCAGATAGCTTTTTTGGATATAAGACTCCAGCTCCTGGCACATAAGATTAAAATGGCGGGAAATCATATCCAGCTCATCCCCGTTCTCGTTCTCCGGAAGCTGTACTTTTAAATTTCCCGTCTGCACCTGGTCCATCCCCTGTATAATACCGTCCAGCCTTTTTGTAAGGCGCTTCAGATAACTGCTGATCAGAATTTCACCTGTTATGACCAGAACAGCACCGATGGCCAGTATAGCCAATATATGGACAACCGGAATGGACGCGGCTGTATGCTTATCAAGCCTGGTGGCTACTATATAATCTTCCACACTCTGGATCTGTATATAGGATTTAAGTTTCCTGCCTGCGTCCTCCTGCTGGAAATCTTCCAGAAGCAGGGAATCTTTCTCCGGATATACCTGGTTTCCGTTATTATAATACAGGTACAATTCCGCCATGGGATACTCTTCCTGAATGGCTGTGATAGTACCCGTGTCAAATGTAAAGACAATACATCCCTCTATCCTCATACTGAGAGGATCCCGGATCTCCTTCTGGAATGAATAGGAGCCGGGGGATGCCAGCCCCCCATCCAGGATCTCCTTCCTCCGCTCTCTGCCGTTGTGATCCACACGAATGTCGTTTTCCGAATAGAATACCGTTGTTTTATTATTGGTGTAACTGATAAGTTCTATTTTTTTGATATCCGGATATGCGGAATACGCATTTTCCACATAGCTGTAAATGTCCTTATTGTCCACTGTATTGGAGGAGGCATAAGTGTCCAGATGGCGTTTAAGATACTCCTCTGTTTCATACCGAAAATAATTGAGCATGTCCTGCAGTTCAGAATTATTCTGGTAGATGGCTCTGTGCAGGTAATCTGCATCTGAGCTTGCGCGGTTCACCTCCAGCACCGCCTCCCCGCACAGTTTCCCCGCATAATCCTGGTTCGTCTCCAGCATACGGGTTCTGCTGGATGAAATAAAATATAAAATGAGCACCCCTACGATCAGGATAAGAACTGCTGAGTAGCTCAGGAATAATTTGTGAAATAAATGTCTCGGGTTTTTGTTTTCCATATGTTTCCTCCTGCACATAAGTATAACATAACCATGTATGCCTGTGAAAGAAAAGAATCCGGGGAAAAGAAAAAGAGAGCTCCAAAGAACTCTCTTGGCCTCCCTATTTAATTAAACTTTCAGAGCGCATAGCTGCATGTCCTTCCCAATCCGGTTTAGACAGATCAGGAAATTTCATATTTCTGTATGTAGGCTCAAGAACTTTGCTACACCACTTCCTTCATCCATACCATTACTGATACCCACTTGTGGTTCGCTACGCTTGACGGTAAATACCCGCGGCTGGACTTGCACCAGCTAGATTAGTGCCATGCTTGGCACACTGCAAAAAAAGACACGGGAGCACCGTGTCTTTTAAAGATCATATATGATTCTCTTCCAGTGAATGCAGAACCTTCTGGTTCATAAACGTTATGAGAAACCCATACAAACTCCCCATAAATAATACCGCTGTCCCTGCCTTCAGTTCAAACAGCATCAGGATAACCCCCAGAGAAACCATACTTCCCAGAGTGCTGGCAGGCCTGGTCACCAGAAGGATCAAGGATGTCTTTACAATATCCCTGTTTTTCATCCGGTAACGGGAAGCCAGCAGGTACAGATTGGGCGTCACCACCAATGCTGCCGCAAATAAGATGACAAATAGGATCATCAGAGGAAAGATGGGGACCTGGACCGCGAAAAACTCAATGTTTATCTCAAATATCAGTATGAGGAACATATGCCCTGCTGCCAGAAGATATTTCTGCCCCCAGTCATCCATATATGCCTTCCTGAAGTCTCTCCACGCCCCCGACTCTGTCCCAAAGAGAAGCCGGTTCATGGTGTAAAACAGAGCGGAAAGGGCCGGCCCCATGGGAACCATGCACAGCAGAAACAGAGGCAGGCAGGTGCGCACCTGGGAAACTCCCACAAAGAGAAAAAACAGAAGCACCGGAAAGTTGGAAAGCAGAAACAAAATATTTGCTCCGATCACGTACCACATTTTCTCACAAAATCCCAATATTTTTTCCATCTGGAACACTTCACTAAACATTTTTCCTCCTTTATGGGTATCGCAGGCCTTATACCGCCCTCCCCCATCATAAAACGGCAGGCGGCATATTGCTGCACACTGTACGGTTTATATGCTGTCCTTTATAACGCTACCAGTATGGTCTTGATCTCATACGGATGCAGGTGAAGTTTCATCTTCCCTGCCGGTTTCTCCTCTGTAAGAGGACGCTCTCTTAAATCGCCCTCCATCCAGCGGGAATACGCAAATCCCGGTGTCACGGTTACCGTCTGGGAACTTCCCGCAAATTCATGGAAACGGAGCACAATATAGTTTCCGTCCTCGGATTTTTTCACTGCGTCTATTTCCACCTGCTCGTTGTCAAATGTGACAAAGCTTTCAAAATCCACCCTGGTCTTTCCCGCTGTTACTTTCATAGGATCATTGAGCGCACATGCTTCCTGCACGGTCTGCCCCTCCACGAAATCCCCGCCGTGAGGCAGAAGCGCGTAGGTGAAAGTGTGCATTCCCTGGTCCTGCAGATGGTCCGGCTGCAGACCGGAACGCAGAAGGGAAATGCGGATCACATTGTCCTTGATATCATGTCCGTATTTGCAGTCATTTAAAATGCTGACACCGTAATTTCTCTCGGAAAGGTCTGCAAAACGGTGGGCGACACTCTCGAATCTGGCCTGGTCCCAGCTTGTATTCCAGTGGTTCGGACGCCTTACATTGCCGTACTGCACATCATAAGTGGCATAGGTGGAGCGGATGTCAACCGGGAACGCAGCTTTTAACAACTGCTGTCTCTCATGGAAATCCACATCTGTCTTAAAGTCAATTCTCCTTGAATCGCGGTAAAGGCTCATATCCTGGGATATGGAGGACTTCATATATTTCCATTCCATATGGATCGTCAGCTTCAGAGGGCCGCACTCGGTCACCTCAAATGCTGTCATCTCAGTGATCTCCCTCATCTTCTGCTGATAGTAAATATCAATATCCCATGCATCGTTGTCAATAGGCTTATCCTCAAACATCTGCAGGACATTTCCCCGCTGTCCTTGTGCCAGGACTTCACGGGCAAAGGTCTTGTCATAGAGCCTGGTCATCTGTCCGTAATCATTCAGGGATACCAGGTAGTATGGTGTCTCAACCTCTCTTCCCCGGATCACAAAGCTGTTCTGCTCATCCCTGCCCTGATCTTTGGGATGGAAACAGATAACCTTATGTCCCATGGCCGGCACCTGTTCTGCTTTTACATAAACAGTATTTTCCCCTTTTTGTACAGGCAGAACGCAGCCTTCCTCGTCTGTAAAGTACCCGTCATCCGTGCAGGGGAGTGAAACCAATTCATCTTTCTGCCATGCGGAAGCATTCCATACCGTCCAGGTATTCTCCTGCTGCAGGGCAGTGTTCTTTGTAAAATCATCCTCCACCTGAACGGCTATGTCCTCAATTCTGGCATAGTCTTTGTGACAGTCCTCGTAAACTTCATGGATGGAAGAGCCGGGAATGATATCGTGGAACTGGTTGGTCAGGATCAGTTTCCAGCCTTTTGTGAGGCTTTCCTGCTGGGCTTTTTCAAGGTTTCCCGCCATCAGTCCCTGCATCACGGTCATCCACTCTGCGCGGCGGTACAGAAGCTCCATCTTCCTGTTCATGCGCTTGTTATAACCCTGGCTTGTGTAAGTTCCCCTGTGGTATTCCAGATATAGTTCTCCGTCCCAGGTGTTTACATACTGGTCTGTGTTCTTTACAGTGTCCTTCAGCTTTCTGAAATACTCCCCTGCTGTGGAGGTTTTCACATGGGGCAGCCCCGGAATCTTATCCAGCCTGCGTCTCTGTTCCAGCATATCACGGTTCACACCGCCGCCGCCGTCCCCGAACCCGTAGGCAATGAGCAGGTCCTTGTTCATCTCCTTCTCACTGTAGGCATCCCATACCCCCTTCACGGTCTTTGGCATCAGCTTTCCGTTGTAGGTATAGAACCAGGAGCCCGGTTCATTCCAGGGTTCCGGCGTGGTGATGAAATGGGTCAGGATTTCGCTGCCGTCGATCCCCTTCCATTTAAAGGTGTCGTGAGGCATACGGTTGAACTGGTTCCAGCTTATCTTTGTGGTCATGAACATATCAATACCGGATTTTTTAAGGATTTGGGGAAGTGCCCAGGAATAGCCGAACACATCCGGCAGCCATAGGTATTCCACATCTTTTCCGAACTCATCCTTGATAAATCTGCTTCCGATCAATATCTGGCGTGTCAGGGACTCCCCGCTTGTCAGATTGCAGTCTGCTTCCACCCACATGGCTCCGTCTGCTTCCCAGCGTCCCTCTTTCACAAGTTCTTTGATTTTTTCATAAATTTCCGGAAAATCCTCTTTCACATATTCATAAATCTGGGGCTGTGTCTGCAGGAAAATATATTCCGGAAACATTTCCATCATACGAAGCACAGTGGAGAAAGAACGGGATGCTTTCTCATGGGTATGTTTTAATCTCCACAGCCAGGCCATATCGATGTGGGTGTGCCCCACACAGTATACATTTACCAGGGAGTGTTTATCCATCCGGTCAATCTTCTCATTCAACACCCGGTCCGCCTGATGGACAGACTCATAAAATTCATCGCTTCCCGGATATGCCCAGTCAATACAGTGGCAGGCTTCGTCCAGGGCATTTCTCAGATCATAACGGACAGGATCGTTCTCATCCAGATTTTCAATGGATTCCAGCACCATGGTTCCCAGATAGTAAAAATCATCCACTTCCTCATCCAGCCAGGCCAGGTCTGCTCTCCTGATCTGATGCTCCTGCGCTGCCGGTACTCCGCCGCCCTCCAGTCCTGACCAGAGGCGGAAGGTAAGGCTTAACGCCTTCCCAAAGTATTTCTCCGGGAAAAATACTTCCTGATGGTTCACGTCCACACCCTGGAAAGGTTCCTCATTCAGGTAACACATTGACTCAAATCCACTGTTGTTTCCTGCTCCGGTATTTCCGAAGTCAAAGATACCTACCGCTCTTTTGCCGCTCCACTCTGCGGGAATACGGATCTCCCTGTGCATCCACAGATAACGGTCCCTGCCGGCCCAGCGCTCCCCTTCGCTGATCCTTCCCCAACCATCAAAGTTTATGGGAACCTGGGGATTCACTGCTTTTTGTTCATCCTCGCACATAAGGAATTCTCCTATGGAAGTTACGCCGCGGTATCTGTATTTCTTTACTTCGTCCATTCGCCTCTGTAATTTTCTATCTGTTAAAAACATAATACCTCCTGCTTCGCGCTTTTGATTATCTTTATGTCTCTATTTTACATGTTTTACGGGAAATAACAATTTTCCTTTTTCTAGGTTTCCTGTACAAATTCTAGTGCGGTTTTCAGGCGGTCGCAAGTGTCATAATTGACCGGTCTTTTTACTTTTTTACCCTGTATCCCAGATAGTCCAGCATCAGTTCGCTGTACATGGCATTTGCCCAGGAGAACCATTCTCTTGTAAAAATCTCAGGGTTATCCACAAAGACTCCCTCATGCATCATGCCTTTTCCACCGTCTGTCCCCGCAAGGCGCCTGAGCACCTGCACTTTTTCCTCTTCCCGGTCTGCGGTCAGGCCTTCCATGGCTGCGGCAATATGCCAGACATATCTGGAAGGTGTGTGGGGACTTCCGATGCCTGACAGTTTGTCCCCTTTAAAATAGTACGGATTTGCTTCACTGAGCAGAAATCTTCTTGTATTTTCCGCCACATCACGGCGCCTGGGAATGTATCCCAGATACTCCATGGATAACAGGCTGGGCACATTGGCGTCATCCATAAGATTGTACTGCCCGAATCCGTCTGTCTCGTAAGCATAAATTTCTCCAAACTCCGCAGTCCTGACAATTCCGTATGACTCGATTCCCGCTGTTATCTCCTCGCGGAGCCGCTCTGCCCGCTGTGCGGTAAGCTCTTCATGAAGGAAACTGCGGCATATCTCTGCCATATATCCCAGAATGACACAGGCAAACATATTGGAGGGAATGAGATATCCATATGTACATGCATCGTCACTTGGACGGAATCCTGACCAGATAAGACCGCACCCCTCTTTTACCAATGCACCTTTTCCCTCTCTGGACAGAGTATCTGTAAAAACGCAGTTTTTCCGCTGGAAACGGTATTCCGACCGGGACTCATGATACTGTTCCCGTTCAAATACATCCATGATAGTTTCGATCCCGGTTAAAAATGTGTTGTCAAAGTGTTCCGTATATCCGGTATTTTTCCAGAGAAGATAAGCGAGCTGTACCGGATAACACAGAGAGTCAACCTCAAATTTCATTTCCCACACCCATGGATTTTGGTCCGGAAAATCTTTTTCCCAACAGTTTCCGTTATCCGTCTCATTAAAGGCATTGGCGTAGGGTTCCTTTAAAATACAGTGAAACTGTCTCTTCACAAGGCCTGCGATGACCTGTGTCAGCTTCTCGTCCTTCCCAGCCGCCAGCAGATACGGACGGAGCTGTGCAGTGGAATCCCGCAGCCACATAGCAGGGATGTCCCCTGTGATCACGTGGGTGGTTCCGTCTTCCATCTCTTTTACTGTGGTGTTTAGTGTGTTGGTAAAGCAATTGCGGAACACCTCCGCAAGATATGGCTCCTCTTTACATTTTTGTTCTGCTTCTTTTATCAATTCTTCAATGATTTTGGGATTTTCCATTATAAAGTCCTCCTGTGGTCTTTCATGTAATTTGTTATGTGTCCATCCTATCAAAAACCAGGGGGAGTGTATAGTGAAATATCTCTTGAAATTTGTAAACTTTTCTATTCTCCACGATTGTCCGCATTTTAAATAAAGAGCCTCTGGACTTTTAAAAGCTCTCCGTCCATGAGATATAACACATTGGTAAATGATAAAACATTATTACATCATAAAAACACCCGGCAGTTCTGGCTAAACCAATAACTGCCCGGGTGTTCCCTATCTTTTCTGGCATTTCTCACAGAAATATATATTCCCGCCCATATATGCGGCTCTTTTTATCTCTCCGCCGCACCGCATGCATGGCTGATGCAGGGAGTTTTTAGAGAGCTGGGTAATATACCCGCCCTTGTTTCCCAAAAGATCACGTTCCGTATCCCTTCCCCCGCCGTCACACATCTGCTCCAGCGTACCGGTCACAGACTCGTAGAGGTTCCGGAAATCTTCCTCCTCTGCCTCCCGCATATCAAACCTGGGGTCAATTCCCGCATTCCACAGGATGTCCTGCAGAACACCATTTCCCAGACCGGGAATGCGCTGCTCTGTTGCCAGATAAGTCTTGGCCGATATCTTTTTCCCGGTATCAGGGTACAGACTTTTGAAATACTCATATGTGAATCCTTCATCCAGCGCCGTATACTTACTGATGGAGGATCGGTAATATTCTTCGTCGCACTCCCCCAGAGGATACACACCGATAAACGCATACATCTGAACCGATACCGTAAGCGCCGTGTCGTCATCAAAGGCTAAAAACAACTGATGTTTTTTCGGAAATTCTGCCTTCTCCTCATAATATCTGGGATAGGCGCCGTCTGACAGGATGATCATATAGCTCTCCGTGTCAATCTCAAGCATACCTCCCCGGTTCACGGCCTTTATAATTGACTGCCCCTGGAGCATTTCATCATACTCCTCTTTGTCCCCATGAAAAAATGCAAATTTATGGGGCGTATGTCCCGCTGTCACATAGTCAATGGTTTTTCCATGCAAGGTCTCTGTTATCTGCTTTGCTATGGTCCGGCTCTCCGGCAGTTCCAGCATAGTAGTTGTCCTCCCTTAAGCCTGTTTCCACCTCTTCAGTGTAGGGAACCAGGACTCCATCATTTTTCTGGCCTCCTCCTGGGTACCGAATGGGTTTCCGTTTTCTTCGTTGAATTTCAGGTTAAACTGAATCATATCCTCCATTGTCATATCATAGGTAAATTTGCCTTCCTTATAACAGTAACAGCAATATTCCTCATTTCTTCCCCCATCATTGCTGGTACCGAAGTCCTCCGGCTTTTCCATGGGCATACCGCAGCTCTGACAAAATTTTTTATCTTCCATATTCTATGTCCTCCTGTTTTTCTTACAGAATACACTATGTAATATGACACCCTATGTCATATATGATATAGTTTTTTTATTTTATCCGCCTCATTTTTGATCTGCTCTTTCAGCCATTCCGGCTCAAGAACGCTTGCGTCCGCTCCAAAGGATAAGATAAATCCTGTCAGCCATCTGCCCGGCGCGAATGCTGCGTTTACCACAAATCCCCCGTCTTCCAGACGTACAATATCTTCCTCCG includes the following:
- a CDS encoding response regulator — protein: MKKVMLVEDEELILQGIRNIIDWEALGLDVIHMAHNGKEALSLWEKEPVDLVVTDVEMPVMNGLNLLKEIRSRNERVRFVILTGYDEFEYARKAIQLDVEDYILKPIDEEQLEAVVKKALLKLQEMDQDNARKMEDRIGWQKFLEGGSGEEERKTFLSLLPKVKKAELLSAAVMKIDSRSMRKGDMSELLSILQEEACRVIHLKADTLLLIECFSTDYTWNGGEGETARKIRSGIHSRFSYLQNRLESELGIFTFIGIGPSFTDYEKLPEVYREAMRLQKYRMLDGYGSCVDENHIKNRGSKDVAIDETQLRKMILQKDRDGAINYIEDLFINNIRKDADVNNLFQTALKIAMLLWDIKGEYKLEEKNMQDLSDMVEGIYGAEDIFGLKAMFISEISEIITYLHTENSAYTPVVKQIMTEVQKNYKEELSLKTLAYKYHMNASYLGQIFQKEVGCSFTQYLSNIKNGIAKDLILNTNRRINDIAQEVGYTDTSYFYRKFKQCYGVSPASLREMKKY
- a CDS encoding sensor histidine kinase yields the protein MENKNPRHLFHKLFLSYSAVLILIVGVLILYFISSSRTRMLETNQDYAGKLCGEAVLEVNRASSDADYLHRAIYQNNSELQDMLNYFRYETEEYLKRHLDTYASSNTVDNKDIYSYVENAYSAYPDIKKIELISYTNNKTTVFYSENDIRVDHNGRERRKEILDGGLASPGSYSFQKEIRDPLSMRIEGCIVFTFDTGTITAIQEEYPMAELYLYYNNGNQVYPEKDSLLLEDFQQEDAGRKLKSYIQIQSVEDYIVATRLDKHTAASIPVVHILAILAIGAVLVITGEILISSYLKRLTKRLDGIIQGMDQVQTGNLKVQLPENENGDELDMISRHFNLMCQELESYIQKSYLAEIEQQNAEMQALQSQINPHFLYNTLEAIRMKAICNGDREVGKMLYSLAVTFRSQLKEADVITLMQEMHYCKKYLELFEYRYQGKFRSSVECVPELSGIPVIKFILQPIIENYFIHGIRMEESDNEIRIYARRMGDDLYIHVEDNGRGMPVEDMENKNRELKNNEMDTRKSIGITNVNRRLKAAYGDTCGVFLKANRPRGMHVILLVKVEERETDEKSNAGGG
- a CDS encoding DUF624 domain-containing protein, which produces MFSEVFQMEKILGFCEKMWYVIGANILFLLSNFPVLLFFLFVGVSQVRTCLPLFLLCMVPMGPALSALFYTMNRLLFGTESGAWRDFRKAYMDDWGQKYLLAAGHMFLILIFEINIEFFAVQVPIFPLMILFVILFAAALVVTPNLYLLASRYRMKNRDIVKTSLILLVTRPASTLGSMVSLGVILMLFELKAGTAVLFMGSLYGFLITFMNQKVLHSLEENHI
- a CDS encoding alpha-mannosidase, giving the protein MFLTDRKLQRRMDEVKKYRYRGVTSIGEFLMCEDEQKAVNPQVPINFDGWGRISEGERWAGRDRYLWMHREIRIPAEWSGKRAVGIFDFGNTGAGNNSGFESMCYLNEEPFQGVDVNHQEVFFPEKYFGKALSLTFRLWSGLEGGGVPAAQEHQIRRADLAWLDEEVDDFYYLGTMVLESIENLDENDPVRYDLRNALDEACHCIDWAYPGSDEFYESVHQADRVLNEKIDRMDKHSLVNVYCVGHTHIDMAWLWRLKHTHEKASRSFSTVLRMMEMFPEYIFLQTQPQIYEYVKEDFPEIYEKIKELVKEGRWEADGAMWVEADCNLTSGESLTRQILIGSRFIKDEFGKDVEYLWLPDVFGYSWALPQILKKSGIDMFMTTKISWNQFNRMPHDTFKWKGIDGSEILTHFITTPEPWNEPGSWFYTYNGKLMPKTVKGVWDAYSEKEMNKDLLIAYGFGDGGGGVNRDMLEQRRRLDKIPGLPHVKTSTAGEYFRKLKDTVKNTDQYVNTWDGELYLEYHRGTYTSQGYNKRMNRKMELLYRRAEWMTVMQGLMAGNLEKAQQESLTKGWKLILTNQFHDIIPGSSIHEVYEDCHKDYARIEDIAVQVEDDFTKNTALQQENTWTVWNASAWQKDELVSLPCTDDGYFTDEEGCVLPVQKGENTVYVKAEQVPAMGHKVICFHPKDQGRDEQNSFVIRGREVETPYYLVSLNDYGQMTRLYDKTFAREVLAQGQRGNVLQMFEDKPIDNDAWDIDIYYQQKMREITEMTAFEVTECGPLKLTIHMEWKYMKSSISQDMSLYRDSRRIDFKTDVDFHERQQLLKAAFPVDIRSTYATYDVQYGNVRRPNHWNTSWDQARFESVAHRFADLSERNYGVSILNDCKYGHDIKDNVIRISLLRSGLQPDHLQDQGMHTFTYALLPHGGDFVEGQTVQEACALNDPMKVTAGKTRVDFESFVTFDNEQVEIDAVKKSEDGNYIVLRFHEFAGSSQTVTVTPGFAYSRWMEGDLRERPLTEEKPAGKMKLHLHPYEIKTILVAL
- a CDS encoding glycoside hydrolase family 125 protein, coding for MENPKIIEELIKEAEQKCKEEPYLAEVFRNCFTNTLNTTVKEMEDGTTHVITGDIPAMWLRDSTAQLRPYLLAAGKDEKLTQVIAGLVKRQFHCILKEPYANAFNETDNGNCWEKDFPDQNPWVWEMKFEVDSLCYPVQLAYLLWKNTGYTEHFDNTFLTGIETIMDVFEREQYHESRSEYRFQRKNCVFTDTLSREGKGALVKEGCGLIWSGFRPSDDACTYGYLIPSNMFACVILGYMAEICRSFLHEELTAQRAERLREEITAGIESYGIVRTAEFGEIYAYETDGFGQYNLMDDANVPSLLSMEYLGYIPRRRDVAENTRRFLLSEANPYYFKGDKLSGIGSPHTPSRYVWHIAAAMEGLTADREEEKVQVLRRLAGTDGGKGMMHEGVFVDNPEIFTREWFSWANAMYSELMLDYLGYRVKK
- a CDS encoding DNA-formamidopyrimidine glycosylase family protein; its protein translation is MLELPESRTIAKQITETLHGKTIDYVTAGHTPHKFAFFHGDKEEYDEMLQGQSIIKAVNRGGMLEIDTESYMIILSDGAYPRYYEEKAEFPKKHQLFLAFDDDTALTVSVQMYAFIGVYPLGECDEEYYRSSISKYTALDEGFTYEYFKSLYPDTGKKISAKTYLATEQRIPGLGNGVLQDILWNAGIDPRFDMREAEEEDFRNLYESVTGTLEQMCDGGGRDTERDLLGNKGGYITQLSKNSLHQPCMRCGGEIKRAAYMGGNIYFCEKCQKR
- a CDS encoding zinc ribbon domain-containing protein, with protein sequence MEDKKFCQSCGMPMEKPEDFGTSNDGGRNEEYCCYCYKEGKFTYDMTMEDMIQFNLKFNEENGNPFGTQEEARKMMESWFPTLKRWKQA